A stretch of the Vulcanisaeta souniana JCM 11219 genome encodes the following:
- the asd gene encoding aspartate-semialdehyde dehydrogenase: protein MDRVRVSILGATGLVGQWMIKLLANHPFIEIVGLSASPGKVGRKYGDVVHWFIPGDIPEYVKDMALVSTDPADHKAADVVLSALPNDVAWPTESKLANAGLNVVSNASPERMNPRIPLINPEVNWEHLNILRDLKGNWMVKNPNCTAAIISMPLKPIQDLIGTLHIVTLQSVSGAGYLGLSYLAIDGNVIPFIKGEEEKIDIEINKMLGKQLVDHYDPWGKPIYVTATRVPVKYGHTAVIHAILNRNADANQVIERLRRFKSLPQEKELPTAPREPIKVLDRVDAPQPARDLDPMAVSVGRVTIRDNVLRLVVIGDNLVRGAAGITILTIETMKTLGIL, encoded by the coding sequence ATGGATCGCGTGAGAGTATCAATACTGGGGGCCACGGGACTCGTGGGGCAATGGATGATTAAGTTACTGGCTAATCACCCATTCATTGAGATCGTTGGCCTATCAGCATCGCCAGGCAAGGTAGGGCGTAAGTACGGCGATGTAGTTCATTGGTTCATACCCGGTGATATACCTGAGTACGTTAAAGACATGGCGTTAGTGTCGACTGACCCGGCCGACCACAAGGCAGCTGATGTGGTGCTCTCGGCATTGCCGAACGATGTGGCCTGGCCCACGGAGAGCAAGTTGGCGAATGCTGGTTTAAACGTGGTTTCTAATGCATCCCCCGAGAGAATGAACCCAAGGATACCTCTGATAAATCCCGAGGTTAATTGGGAGCATCTAAACATACTTAGGGACCTTAAGGGCAACTGGATGGTGAAGAACCCGAACTGCACGGCAGCCATAATATCAATGCCCCTGAAGCCAATCCAGGACCTCATAGGCACGTTGCACATAGTAACGCTGCAGTCAGTCTCTGGAGCTGGTTACCTGGGCTTGTCTTACCTGGCAATAGATGGTAATGTAATACCGTTTATAAAGGGCGAGGAGGAAAAGATCGATATTGAGATAAATAAGATGCTCGGTAAGCAACTCGTTGATCACTACGATCCGTGGGGTAAACCCATCTATGTAACGGCAACCAGGGTGCCCGTCAAGTACGGGCACACCGCAGTGATACATGCCATACTTAATAGGAATGCAGATGCTAACCAGGTTATTGAAAGACTGAGGAGGTTTAAGTCACTGCCTCAGGAAAAGGAGTTACCAACAGCACCCAGGGAGCCAATAAAGGTGCTTGACAGGGTTGATGCACCACAGCCAGCCAGGGACTTGGATCCAATGGCTGTGAGCGTTGGCAGGGTAACAATAAGGGATAACGTGCTGAGACTTGTGGTTATTGGCGATAACCTGGTCCGTGGTGCAGCCGGGATAACGATATTAACAATAGAGACAATGAAAACCCTAGGGATTCTCTAA